In Trichocoleus sp., the genomic stretch GCAAAATCGCACCCGCCCCAATGCCTGCTGCAATTAGCGTGGTGGATTTGATCGATGGATACTTCACGGCGTATAACTCGGCTCGGTTGCGCGAAGCCTGCCATCTGTTGAGTGAGGAAGTGATGCAGCCTGGAGTGACTGTTGGACTCAGCTTATCAGGTGCCATGACTCCAGCCGGATTTGGAGTCTCTGTCCTGGCTCCGCTGATGCAGCATGGTTTTATCGATTGGATCATTAGCACAGGAGCGAATTTATATCACGACATTCATTACGGTCTGGGTCTAGATCTTTATGCCAGCAACCCTTTTGTTGATGATGTGAAGCTCCGCCAAGAAGGACGAATTCGCATCTACGACATTGTGTTTGGCTACGATGTGCTACTAGAAACTGATGCATTTATTCGAGAATTGCTGAAGGCAGAACCCTTTCAAAAGCGCATGGGTACGGCGGAGTTTCACTATCTTCTAGGTAAGTATGTCTATGCGGTGGAGCAGCAATTGGGCGTCAAGCACTCCTGCCTGCTGTCAATGGCATATCAGTGTGGTGTGCCTATCTATACTTCTTCACCTGGTGATAGCTCGATCGGCATGAATGTCGCGGCTCTGGCTCTGGAAGGCTACAAGCTGGTGATTGATCCCTCGATCGATGTCAACGAAACAGCGGCGATCGCTTATGCAGCACGTGAGTCTGGAATTGAAGGTGTTGAAGGCAAAAGTGCTGCCCTGATTATTGGCGGCGGTAGTCCAAAGAACTTTTTGCTGCAAACTCAACCTCAGCTTCATGAAGTCCTGGGTTTAGCAGAGCGTGGACATGATTACTTTGTGCAAATCACGGATGCTCGTCCAGATACGGGTGGTTTGTCTGGGGCAACCCCTGCTGAAGCCGTAAGCTGGGGCAAAGTTGATCCAGAAGAACTGCCCAGCACGATCGTTTGCTACACCGACAGCACGATCGCCTTACCAATCATGAGTGCCTACGTGATTAATCAGTGTGAACCGCGTCCTCTCAAGCGACTTTACGATCGCCGGGAAGCCATGGTCGAAACTTTGCGTCAAGACTATCTGGCAGCCCTGGCACAGCAGCCAGAACAACCGACGATCGCGATTGCCGCCACTGTAAAGCAAGC encodes the following:
- the speY gene encoding deoxyhypusine synthase, which gives rise to MSKLRSRKIAPAPMPAAISVVDLIDGYFTAYNSARLREACHLLSEEVMQPGVTVGLSLSGAMTPAGFGVSVLAPLMQHGFIDWIISTGANLYHDIHYGLGLDLYASNPFVDDVKLRQEGRIRIYDIVFGYDVLLETDAFIRELLKAEPFQKRMGTAEFHYLLGKYVYAVEQQLGVKHSCLLSMAYQCGVPIYTSSPGDSSIGMNVAALALEGYKLVIDPSIDVNETAAIAYAARESGIEGVEGKSAALIIGGGSPKNFLLQTQPQLHEVLGLAERGHDYFVQITDARPDTGGLSGATPAEAVSWGKVDPEELPSTIVCYTDSTIALPIMSAYVINQCEPRPLKRLYDRREAMVETLRQDYLAALAQQPEQPTIAIAATVKQAIDQPQPVATYPCGTPIRKADRNGHQKNMAGV